The following proteins are co-located in the Anser cygnoides isolate HZ-2024a breed goose chromosome 2, Taihu_goose_T2T_genome, whole genome shotgun sequence genome:
- the HACD1 gene encoding very-long-chain (3R)-3-hydroxyacyl-CoA dehydratase 1 isoform X1, producing MASSEEDGGGNGSVEEKENGKKRSLGALATAWLIFYNVAMTAGWLVLGIAMVRFYIQKGTHRGLFRSVQKTLKFFQTFALLEVVHCAVGIVRTSVLVTGVQVSSRIFMVWFIAHSIKQIQNEESVILFLVVWTVTEITRYSFYTFNLLNHLPYFIKWARYNFFIILYPAGVAGELLTIYAALPYVKKTGMFSLRLPNKYNVSFDYYYFLIIVMFSYIPLFPQLYFHMLRQRRKVLHGEVIVEKDD from the exons ATGGCGTCCAGCGAGGAGGACGGAGGCGGCAACGGCTcggtggaggagaaggagaacgGCAAGAAGAGGAGCCTGGGCGCCCTGGCCACGGCCTGGCTCATCTTCTACAACGTCGCCATGACCGCGGG GTGGCTGGTATTGGGTATTGCCATGGTGCGATTTTATATACAGAAAGGAACACACAGAGGCTTATTCAGAAGCGTGCAAAAGACGCTTAAATTTTTCCAGACATTTGCTTTGCTTGAG gtAGTCCACTGTGCAGTTG GAATAGTTCGCACATCTGTGCTTGTGACGGGGGTCCAAGTGAGTTCAAGAATCTTCATGGTGTGGTTCATTGCACATAGTATAAAACAG ATCCAGAATGAGGAGAGCGTTATTCTTTTTCTGGTCGTATGGACTGTGACAGAGATTACTCGATATTCCTTCTACACATTCAACCTGCTCAACCATTTGCCATACTTCATTAAATGGGCCAG ATACAacttttttataattttgtatCCTGCTGGAGTTGCTGGTGAACTGCTGACTATATATGCTGCTTTACCCTatgtgaagaaaacaggaatgtTTTCGTTGAGACTTCCCAACAAATACAATGTCTCCTTCGACTACTATTACTTCCTTATTATTGTCATGTTCTCCTATATACCAT TATTTCCACAACTCTACTTCCACATGCTGCGGCAGAGAAGAAAGGTGCTTCATGGAGAAGTGATTGTAGAAAAGGACGATTGA
- the HACD1 gene encoding very-long-chain (3R)-3-hydroxyacyl-CoA dehydratase 1 isoform X2 gives MASSEEDGGGNGSVEEKENGKKRSLGALATAWLIFYNVAMTAGWLVLGIAMVRFYIQKGTHRGLFRSVQKTLKFFQTFALLEVVHCAVVRTSVLVTGVQVSSRIFMVWFIAHSIKQIQNEESVILFLVVWTVTEITRYSFYTFNLLNHLPYFIKWARYNFFIILYPAGVAGELLTIYAALPYVKKTGMFSLRLPNKYNVSFDYYYFLIIVMFSYIPLFPQLYFHMLRQRRKVLHGEVIVEKDD, from the exons ATGGCGTCCAGCGAGGAGGACGGAGGCGGCAACGGCTcggtggaggagaaggagaacgGCAAGAAGAGGAGCCTGGGCGCCCTGGCCACGGCCTGGCTCATCTTCTACAACGTCGCCATGACCGCGGG GTGGCTGGTATTGGGTATTGCCATGGTGCGATTTTATATACAGAAAGGAACACACAGAGGCTTATTCAGAAGCGTGCAAAAGACGCTTAAATTTTTCCAGACATTTGCTTTGCTTGAG gtAGTCCACTGTGCAGTTG TTCGCACATCTGTGCTTGTGACGGGGGTCCAAGTGAGTTCAAGAATCTTCATGGTGTGGTTCATTGCACATAGTATAAAACAG ATCCAGAATGAGGAGAGCGTTATTCTTTTTCTGGTCGTATGGACTGTGACAGAGATTACTCGATATTCCTTCTACACATTCAACCTGCTCAACCATTTGCCATACTTCATTAAATGGGCCAG ATACAacttttttataattttgtatCCTGCTGGAGTTGCTGGTGAACTGCTGACTATATATGCTGCTTTACCCTatgtgaagaaaacaggaatgtTTTCGTTGAGACTTCCCAACAAATACAATGTCTCCTTCGACTACTATTACTTCCTTATTATTGTCATGTTCTCCTATATACCAT TATTTCCACAACTCTACTTCCACATGCTGCGGCAGAGAAGAAAGGTGCTTCATGGAGAAGTGATTGTAGAAAAGGACGATTGA